In a genomic window of Kluyveromyces marxianus DMKU3-1042 DNA, complete genome, chromosome 7:
- the PRP22 gene encoding DEAH-box ATP-dependent RNA helicase PRP22, with protein sequence MSTVKKEICDILGLNDEVVADFVLDINKKCSSQEEFVQQLLEMDQELSSAVISKLYTAINGSLQDNTISVAHALLSQQLNIQDEVVTKFIVDVCKKSETMVKFRDTLKEMDAGIPNNLALRIFNIVHAKKPVETKQEPEVKLELPALSLPDSRITLQEDIQEKPTRPSRYAPNVDPEPVVDKVYRGKVQNITRFGCFVKILGVKSANASGLVHISEMSSSHVERPEDIVHLHQDVYVKVIKIQNNKKISLSMKGIDQTTGAELEPRGRKAERSIIPRRKLTSPERWEIRQLIASGAASIDDYPELKEDYNIIQSTTTEDKKHEDQDEELEVEINVDDAPKFLKGQVKPDRKYELPSITKVPKGSLNRSAMTGSYTMKEHREEKIKRKKEVEKKLNKSKQLNDPANPKALTNSEFDARQLVASAWERSRMKERVSYGKRTSLPIKQQRESLPVFKMRQQLVDAARENQFLVIVGETGSGKTTQLTQYFDEEGFSSNGMIGCTQPRRVAAVSIAKRVAEEMGCNVGEEVGYTIRFEDHTSSKTRIKYLTDGMLQREALLDPLMSRYSVILLDEAHERTVATDVLFALLKKAALQRPDLKVIVTSATLDSDKFSKYFMDCPIINIPGKTFPVDVLYSSKPQMDYIESALDTTMEIHINEPEGDILVFLTGQEEIDTCCEILYERVKALEGTISELIILPVYSALPSEIQSRIFEPTPKGSRKVIFATNIAETSITIDGIYYVIDPGFSKVNTYNPRMGMEQLLVTPISQAQANQRKGRAGRTGPGKCYRLYTESAFKNEMLPNTIPEIQRQNLEHTILMLKAMGINDLLNFEFMDPPPKAFMISALETLFNLQALDENGYLTVLGKRMSQFPMQPGLSKTLLASVENNCSEELLTIVSMLSIQSVFYRPKDKQQEADQRKARFHHPYGDHLTLLNVFNKWRESNYSKSFCTTNFLHERHLKRALDVREQLINIFKKMNLPLISCHGDVDAIRKTLVSGFFRNAAKRESQAGYKTLTDGTQVAISPGSSLYGKEYDYVLYDSIVLTSREYMMQVTAIEPKWLLESAPHFYKVADPNGSSRKKAKIVPLNDKFAQSKDSWRLSSIRANRDKKLGGKR encoded by the coding sequence ATGAGTACTGTTAAGAAAGAGATATGTGATATTCTCGGTTTAAACGATGAGGTAGTGGCAGATTTTGTGCTGgatattaataaaaaatgCTCTTCACAGGAAGAGTTTGTCCAACAGTTGCTAGAAATGGATCAAGAACTTAGCTCTGCGGTAATATCAAAGTTGTATACGGCGATTAATGGAAGCTTACAAGATAATACAATATCTGTGGCTCATGCTCTTTTGTCCCAACAGTTAAATATCCAAGATGAGGTAGTAACAAAGTTTATCGTTGACGTATGTAAGAAGAGCGAAACAATGGTCAAATTTAGAGATACtttaaaagaaatggaTGCCGGTATTCCAAACAACTTAGCCCTTCGgattttcaatattgttCATGCGAAAAAACCTGTGGAAACGAAACAGGAACCAGAAGTTAAATTGGAATTACCAGCATTATCTTTGCCAGATTCTAGAATAACATTACAAGAAGACATACAGGAAAAGCCTACAAGACCTTCAAGATATGCACCAAATGTGGACCCAGAACCAGTAGTAGATAAGGTATACCGAGGAAAAGTTCAGAACATAACTAGATTTGGATGCTTTGTTAAAATCCTAGGTGTGAAGAGTGCAAATGCCAGTGGGTTAGTGCACATATCGGAGATGAGCTCATCGCACGTAGAAAGACCAGAAGATATCGTACACCTTCACCAAGATGTATATGTTAAAGTAATAAAGATTCAGAACAATAAAAAGATATCACTAAGCATGAAGGGTATAGATCAAACGACTGGCGCTGAACTTGAACCTCGTGGTAGAAAGGCAGAAAGATCCATTATTCCTAGGAGGAAATTAACGTCCCCAGAGAGATGGGAAATTAGACAGCTTATAGCAAGTGGTGCGGCAAGTATTGATGATTACccagaattgaaagaagactATAATATTATACAGAGTACAACTACAGAAGATAAGAAACATGAAGATCAAGATGAAGAGCTAGAAGTTGAGATAAATGTTGATGACGCTCcaaagtttttgaaaggTCAAGTAAAACCTGATAGAAAATATGAACTGCCCTCAATCACCAAGGTTCCAAAGGGTTCACTAAATAGATCCGCAATGACGGGCTCATATACAATGAAAGAGcatagagaagaaaagataaagcggaagaaagaagtggagaagaaattaaataaaTCAAAACAACTAAACGATCCTGCCAACCCGAAGGCTCTAACTAATTCAGAGTTTGATGCTAGACAACTAGTTGCCTCGGCTTGGGAGAGAAGCCGAATGAAAGAGCGCGTCTCATATGGGAAACGGACTTCCTTACcaataaaacaacaaagagaaagctTACCGGTCTTTAAAATGCGTCAACAATTGGTAGATGCTGCTCGGGAGAATCAGTTTCTAGTTATCGTTGGTGAAACAGGATCAGGGAAGACGACTCAACTAACTCAATAtttcgatgaagaaggGTTTAGTAGTAACGGAATGATTGGTTGCACACAGCCTAGGAGAGTGGCAGCTGTTTCCATTGCTAAGAGAGTAGCAGAGGAAATGGGTTGTAATGttggtgaagaagttggttATACAATTAGATTTGAGGATCATACATCGTCAAAGACGAGAATAAAGTACCTTACGGATGGTATGCTACAGAGAGAGGCTCTATTGGATCCTCTAATGTCTCGTTATTCTGTTATCTTACTTGACGAAGCGCATGAAAGAACTGTTGCTACAGATGTCCTCTTCGCTCTTTTAAAAAAAGCAGCGTTACAGAGACCTGATCTTAAAGTGATCGTCACTTCAGCAACGCTAGATTCAGATAAattctccaaatatttcatgGATTGCCCAATCATAAATATCCCAGGTAAAACATTTCCGGTCGACGTTCTTTATTCCAGCAAACCTCAAATGGACTACATTGAAAGTGCACTTGATACAACGATGGAAATTCACATTAACGAGCCGGAAGGTGATATATTGGTATTTTTAACAGGACAAGAGGAAATTGACACATGTTGCGAGATATTATACGAGAGGGTGAAAGCTCTCGAAGGCACAATTTCTGAACTTATCATCCTTCCTGTATATTCGGCATTACCAAGCGAAATCCAATCAAGGATTTTTGAACCAACTCCAAAGGGGTCAAGAAAAGTTATATTTGCAACCAATATCGCAGAAACATCTATCACGATCGATGGTATTTATTACGTGATCGATCCTGGTTTTTCAAAGGTCAATACGTACAATCCAAGAATGGGAATGGAGCAACTTCTTGTTACGCCAATATCTCAAGCCCAAGCAAACCAAAGGAAAGGTAGAGCTGGTAGAACCGGCCCAGGTAAGTGTTACAGACTATATACAGAATCTGCCTTCAAAAATGAGATGCTTCCAAATACTATCCCTGAAATCCAGAGGCAAAACTTAGAGCACACAATTTTAATGCTCAAAGCTATGGGAATAAACGATCTACTCAACTTTGAGTTTATGGATCCTCCTCCAAAAGCCTTCATGATATCAGCATTGGAAACACTTTTCAATTTGCAGGCTTTAGACGAAAATGGGTACTTGACAGTGTTGGGGAAAAGGATGTCGCAATTTCCAATGCAACCAGgtctttcaaaaacattACTTGCCTCTGTTGAGAACAATTGTTCTGAAGAACTCCTTACTATTGTTTCGATGCTTTCCATTCAAAGTGTATTTTATAGACCCAAAGACAAACAACAAGAGGCAGATCAACGGAAAGCTCGATTCCATCATCCATACGGTGACCATCTAACATTACTCAATGTTTTTAATAAGTGGCGCGAGAGCAATTATTCAAAATCATTCTGTACCACCAACTTCCTACATGAACGTCATTTAAAGCGCGCTCTAGACGTCAGAGAACAATTgattaatatttttaagAAGATGAATCTACCATTGATAAGCTGCCACGGTGACGTTGATGCGATAAGAAAAACATTAGTATCCGGATTCTTTAGAAACGCTGCCAAGCGAGAATCGCAGGCAGGTTACAAAACATTAACGGATGGTACGCAGGTGGCTATAAGCCCAGGAAGCTCCTTATACGGAAAGGAATATGACTACGTCCTCTACGACAGCATTGTGTTGACATCCAGAGAATATATGATGCAAGTCACTGCAATTGAACCGAAATGGCTGTTGGAAAGTGCTCCTCACTTTTACAAAGTCGCTGATCCTAATGGAAGTAGTAGGAAAAAGGCAAAGATCGTGCCTCTAAATGATAAATTTGCACAAAGCAAGGATTCCTGGAGATTAAGTTCCATCAGAGCGAACAGGGACAAGAAGCTTGGAGGCAAAAGATAG
- the PRE1 gene encoding proteasome core particle subunit beta 4, with the protein MDILLGIRVKDSVILASSKAVTRGISVLKATDDKTRQLLPHTLMSFSGEAGDTVQFAEYIQANMQLYLIRENYELSPQAASSYVRTELAKSLRSRKPFQVNVLIGGYDTKKEKPELYQIDYLGTKVELPYAAHGYAGFYTFSLLDRHYRADFTLEQGLDLLKECIKELQLRMPVDFKGVIVKVVDKDGIRVVDDF; encoded by the coding sequence ATGGATATTTTATTAGGGATAAGAGTGAAGGACTCAGTGATATTAGCTTCTTCCAAGGCTGTAACTAGGGGTATTTCGGTTTTGAAGGCCACAGATGATAAGACTAGACAATTGCTACCTCACACATTAATGTCGTTCTCTGGTGAGGCTGGTGACACAGTACAGTTTGCAGAATATATCCAAGCTAACATGCAGTTGTATTTGATCAGAGAAAACTACGAATTGTCTCCTCAAGCGGCGTCGAGTTATGTCAGAACAGAATTGGCCAAGTCCCTTAGATCTAGGAAACCATTTCAAGTTAATGTGTTAATCGGTGGATACGACActaagaaggaaaaaccaGAATTGTATCAGATAGATTATTTAGGTACCAAGGTGGAACTTCCTTATGCTGCTCACGGCTATGCGGGCTTCTACACATTCTCTCTTTTGGATCGTCATTATAGAGCAGATTTTACTCTTGAACAAGGACTCGATTTGTTAAAGGAGTGCATAAAGGAATTACAATTAAGAATGCCTGTTGACTTTAAGGGTGTGATTGTAAAAGTTGTAGATAAGGACGGTATTAGAGTCGTTGACGACTTCTAA
- the PRI1 gene encoding DNA primase subunit PRI1 — translation MPSLVEASGPGLTSEPPSSSSDTTSGAPMSQASYGPSSSDMQYYYQHLYPFKQIFQWLNHSPKPGRDIINREFAMAFRSGAYKRYNSFNSVQEFKAQIQKGNPDRFEIGAVYNKPPRERDSILKTEMKPIEKELVFDIDMDDYDSYRTCCSGAQVCQKCWKFITLAMKVINVSLEEDFGFEEFIWVFSGRRGAHCWISDKRARVMIDTYRKNMLDYVNVVRDRNIEKRLNLVRPLHPHLSRSLEILKPHFVEIIMREQDTWRDDELAMQSLATSCHDKQLTEQLKKLWTERPGRSSEEKWKDMDVLASQIIMNLPKQRQNDYLQRLRENKEDIIIQTLYPKLDVEVTKQTIHLLKAPFCIHPATGNVCVPITEAFSPEMAPKLITLQNEMESNGNQVEKTSLQPYLELFSKYVQTILKQEITSQKREREEDSKQSIDF, via the coding sequence ATGCCGTCATTAGTCGAGGCTTCAGGTCCTGGATTAACTTCAGAGCCaccttcatcttcttcggATACTACATCAGGAGCTCCAATGTCACAAGCTAGCTATGGGCCAAGTTCATCCGATATGCAGTACTACTATCAGCACTTATACCCATTTAAGCAAATATTTCAATGGCTGAATCACTCCCCAAAGCCAGGCCGTGATATAATCAATAGAGAATTCGCGATGGCTTTCAGATCAGGTGCTTACAAGAGATATAACTCATTTAATTCAGTACAGGAGTTCAAGGCCCAGATACAGAAGGGTAATCCAGATAgatttgaaattggtgCTGTTTATAACAAACCTCCTAGAGAGCGTGACTCCATTTTGAAGACTGAGATGAAACCaattgaaaaggaattgGTCTTCGATATTGATATGGACGATTATGACAGTTACAGAACATGTTGTTCCGGAGCCCAAGTTTGCCAGAAATGCTGGAAGTTTATAACTCTAGCCATGAAAGTGATCAATGTGTCACTGGAGGAGGATTTTGGATTTGAGGAGTTCATATGGGTTTTCTCCGGTAGACGTGGTGCACATTGTTGGATAAGTGACAAGAGGGCAAGAGTTATGATTGATACGTATAGAAAGAACATGCTTGACTACGTAAATGTAGTGAGGGATAGGAACATAGAGAAAAGACTCAACCTTGTGAGACCCCTACACCCGCACTTATCAAGATCTCTGGAGATTTTAAAGCCACATTTTGTTGAGATCATTATGAGGGAACAAGACACATGGAGAGACGATGAGTTGGCAATGCAATCTCTCGCAACAAGCTGCCACGATAAACAGCTCACCGAGCAATTAAAGAAGCTATGGACCGAAAGACCAGGAAGATCCAGTGAGGAAAAATGGAAAGATATGGACGTGCTTGCGTCCCAAATTATAATGAATCTTCCGAAACAGAGACAAAATGATTACCTCCAGAGGCTTCgtgaaaacaaagaagatatcattATCCAAACCTTGTACCCCAAACTTGATGTAGAAGTCACAAAACAGACTATCCATTTGCTAAAGGCACCTTTCTGCATCCATCCTGCCACAGGTAACGTTTGTGTACCGATTACAGAAGCATTTTCTCCAGAAATGGCACCAAAACTAATAACGCTACAAAACGAGATGGAGTCGAACGGGAATCAAGTAGAAAAAACCTCACTCCAACCATACTTAGAACTATTCTCCAAATACGTCCAAACAATTTTGAAGCAAGAAATAACCTCCCAAAAGAGAGAACGTGAAGAGGACTCCAAACAAAGCATCGATTTCTGA